The nucleotide window tctgcGTATCAACTTTATGCGCTGACGTTTTTAGACGGTGTTCGCTAGAAAAAATATTGCTGAACACGTTTCTGAGGAGGCAAAACAGCACCTTGAAGTTTAATTCGCTATTTTGGATCATTAGTTCTACCAAGTtgaactattattactattattatcatttggTAGAACTATTATTACTGATATGCACATTATCGTATTTCAGAAATCATAGTTTTATGGACACTTTAGGGATATGCAACTTTGTAAGTTTataaaaaattgaaagaacTTTGCTTCTTATTACGATTTTATATTCGAAGAATATTGATGTGGAAAAAGATTTGGAATTCGAAAGAATGGCAAAGTTATAACACTGGAAATAACTGCATTTCGTGTGGGATAAATATTAACTACAAACATTAATCGTATTTTTATCAAACTACATTTTTTGCACCAAGTCAATATTCGGAAGTTGAAATTTTTTTCAAAGCAAGTTTTGTCTTAGTCAACCACTATTTTTTCAGTTCTaggaattattttcaaaaatcgtAAGACTTAAGGATCATCTATTTTTCGTCAAGTTCATCGTGAACATTTGTTGTTTTCTAAATTCTGCATTATTTTCACATTGGACATAAGTTAACAATGTTCCACGAGACATGGAGTAACAACACTATGTAATTTAATGTACTAAAATATATACAAGTAGAGTTAAAATGTTGCTTAATATTTGCTACAAAAATCTTAGTTTCTCGCTAATTATTCATAAATAGAAAAAGTGTGAAACCTCCAAGGTTGCATATCCCCATAACTAAAAATCGGCTCATCTACCATTTTTCACGATCACACAAtttcgataataaaataaaacattccaAATCAGGCATATTCACAATTTCTCAAACCGACAATGTTTGATCCAGCAATAGTCGTTTCTCAAAATTTTGCAGTGAAAAACGAAGAAACACGATTCTCGAAGATGTCAGCGTTCAACGACATTGCAAGAAAGATCGAATCGATTACAGCAGAAAGTATCTCTCGCTCGTGAGAATCTTTGAAACCTTGACGTCCAGAGAGATTTCACAGGGTAGCTGGAGAATCCAAGCGCATCACGATGCATATGTAAGAAAACGAACACCAATGTATTACTCGGAAATGAAAGTCAAAGGAAGCAGCGCAGTGTCTGGTGCAAAATATTATACTCTCGGAGAACCAAAACAGAATGACGAAGAGTAGTGCATGGGTTACGGGGGGTTGTCTTCGATCAAAGAAGCAAGGCGTTCGCTGCTGATCGCAGTGAATATCTGTGACAGTGTGTAAGTGATCACTAGTCTAGAAACGTTCAGGACGATGCCTATAATAATCCAGTCTCATCAATAATCAATCTCGGAAAAAATTATCCTCGATCTTCAAACTAATCCTACAAACAATCGCTAAAAAAGAGTGAACCAGTACGTGGgctttattttgaaatttatgTATAAACAAAACTGCAATTTTGTAGATTATCTGAACATTTTCTCAATGTCAGATCGTTATCTTAGATTCAATCTAAATTGGATTTTGTTAAAGCAATTTCGTAGGTTGCTGTTACTGAGACCGAGCGTCTTTCTAGCTCGTTCGTTATGAAAAGTTGTGAAGGTGGAACAAATTAGGAGATTACGGCATCCTGAACACTTCCGCGAAGACTGGCCGCACGATAGTCATTGGTTGCATAGTGATTCCGTGCACACGCGAGCAGATAGACGAACGTGTTCGAGGCGTGTATAGAGAAGGGTTTCTCGGTGAACAGTGAGACTGACATGTGACTGACTGAGAAAAAAAATGTTAGTTGGACGGTGATGTAAGTATTGCACGTAGGGTGAATAATGCTTTCGTCGGGCGCATGGTTCAGAGTATAACTGGGTGAGCTGAATATATAGTAGAGAGATATAATAATTGATATTTAATAAGTTGTAATCTCGAACGTGGCGACATTGTATCAGCGAGAAAAAGAATTTCTTTTCGCGCGTGTTGTCGTCGGAGAAAAAACCAAGATATGGAGATTATACaaacatatgtatgtatatatatatataaatatatatctataatatatattattattattgatttgatattgcgatacgtatgtataatatatattatatttatatgctAAACAACGTGATGTAAAAACGTAAGAAGCTTAGAAATATAATTGACTCTTACACCAAGGTCCAGATCAAGCCAGAGTATACCAAATGCAGCGGATAGAATGCACAGGAACACACAATCAATTAAacatacatattatttcgagaacAGTAACCGTTCGACATGTTTCGCGTCAGTGTTCTTTCGTTTCCTTTCGTGTTTGATTTTCCGTTTTAGCACAGAGGGTGTCTCGCTTAAAGTGTGACAAGCTGTTTTAGCAAAAACTATTACCGATACACCGTTGATAATAATCTTCTTTTGTTTGACGTTGTTCGATGGGGCCTCTCGTGGCATACCGTAGTGGCCAACAAAATTGCACCATTCCTTAAAAATACAGTTCCTTGAATATTTATGTACATTGCACATCCGGTAACTATGCTAAGCCGTTTTAATAGTTTCACGTGATCTGTTGCAATAGCATTGTAATGGTACAGACAGTTACTGCTCGTGTGAGTGGGAAACCATAgacaattatatttttaaagtgATACAATTTCTGTTGCCACTGCCGCAAAAGATCTTTGAGGCCCTAGAATTATTATACGAATCTTTTTACTGGAATTTTTAACGGTGTACTTTCTTCATTTGCATGTGATCTACGTTAAAATATGAGTGATCCaattatattatcaataagtAACACAATTCTTATCActgatatataaattttatacttTGGAGATTGGATATAATTAATTAGTTTTTGTTCAATTCAAAGTATATTTCTGTAATAGTAAAATCGTTGTAAATTATAAAAGTCAACGAGTTGACTAACAaagtattgtataataatttgtatcaACAGTGAATGTTGTAATAAGTTTTCATTAGATCAGAAGTACATACGGTCGATCAAGATGCTGGTAATAAAGTTTCACTTCactaaatagaaataataatattgtttttcAATAATAACTAACACTGTTCCAAAAGAAAACTATTAAACAGGACATAAGATACAGAAATCGCAAACACTTTAGTTATTAGTAATAGATAGTACATATAATAATTAGTCTCATTTGAACCACGTAAACGAAGTAAGAGTTCAATAGATGTCAGTAATAGTTGACGAGGAAATAGCTACTAACACACGTTAGACAAAACACTCTGCACTAATATGCAAAATACGAAGTCTCAGTTGTATAATTTATCTAATCACAACTGATTACCGATCAAATTTATTCTTTAGCAGATTGTGCTTTGTTGGCAGACAGAGCTGAACAATGAAATTTCGTTACAGAATGTATCTTGTAGAAAATTTTTATAGATAAACGATTGTATATTTTGCTATTTTTAGAGTTACCATCGATCTGTTATAGAATTCAATGGGTTAGTGCACGCTTTAGTCTCGAATTAAACGTTTTCTTATAcataaatattgatttttctTATTTCTTATTATACAATCTCTAAAAATACTGGACATTAACAAATGCAGCACAATTTCTTTATGAAAATGGAAATGAATTCTAGCTCAATGTTGTAAATTACTATCTACCTTTACTAACTTACAGTTTTTATTGTGTTCTCGATGAAGTTATAATAAAGAAAGATTAATATTCTAACAAAGAAAGATTAAATGTCACCGTTCCATGTGATAATAGTTCGTCCCCATTTCCAAGTAGCGGCTCATATCGAAAGAACTGTGTATGGTCACAATTTTATCGCTATCATTTATTTATCTTATTCTTTTAATGTATTTCGCTCATTCTGTTCCTACAAACTAAACTAATTCAACTTATTTTTTGTTTGACCAGATCAGAAACACAATAGTTATTACACATAAGGCACATATAATTGATTCGAATCACTACATCTTCTTCGTTCACAtaatcatttaaaaatgttgCCATTATTTTGATAATATGTGAACAATAGTAGGTAAAATAAATCATATTATAATAGGAAGAAAAATAactcaaataaaattatttcatttttgaAATCTGATAACATAAAGATTATATATTTGCCGAGTACaggtataattaattaatacttAACTGGAATTATCCTGCGTGCAATAATAAGttaaaaatatacaataaagTTTTATTTACCAGAGCCTCCAAAAATGAGGCctaaataatgaaaaaatatgTTACATATTTCTGACTTAGATATGTTTTTCACACAGTTTCATCCTGTGCACaccatatatgatttatctaaATAGAACACCATTCAAATGTTAACTTACAGAACTCCATTAATTGTCAACGAAAAGAACTGAATCGAGATCAGTCTACTTTCTAGATACAGCATTCCCACCAAATACAAATCCAACCACTTCTATTAAATCCTGAAAGTTCCCCGCATAATTGACAGCGTTTAACATGAGCCACGTGTGCACTAATCCGTGGAGGTTGAAATATATCCAGCTCCGTCCTGCCTTCCTTAAATCGGCTTTCTCAACTGTGCATCGATCTCGACGAGGCAAGCGATGGGCGACAGTAAATGATCAAGATCGAGCCAGGGAAAAACGATCGAAATCGATCGACGGTTTCACAGACTCGGTTTTGCGTTTTGCAATGGCGACGAAGGATTCGCGAGGGGGGGGGGCGAAGTGGGGAACCCGTTGGGGGACTCGGGATGGAACAGAGCTGAAGTGACCGAGTATGATAGAGACGGGTTATAAGAAGGCCTCGAGTGAAACGCAGGGCAAGAGAAATGGTTACCACGATGAACGGGTACAGAGGTAGGTAGGGTATCATAGGTCACACTCAGGCAAAAGAATCAGTCGTTGGGTTAGTTGGCCGCGTTAATCAGGATTAAGTACCTGGAGATGATGCTCTTCATCTTGGTATCCGGTGCAACGCCTTCTATATCGGTATCCTCGGTTGCGCCTAACCGGGCCCTCAGTCGATCTACGCTACTCTGCAGCCTCTCGATTTCCACTTCGTACTGGAAACGAAGAGACGTGGCGTTGTTAGTTACAAGACACAGACACAGATAGACAGACGGTTGAGAGACAGCCTAGCCGTTCCGTTAGATAGTATAAGAATAAAAAAAAGAGACGCGAGCGCGAGAGGAACTTGTTTGTTATCACACACATAGCATTACTCGGCACAATATTATTCTATTTACAGACGAGAGTTAAGGCACGAGATTTTAGaagttcctcttgcatttgattAGAACCGTAAGAATTTTCGACGGCTGTTATACTGATTGCCCGGCTGGTTCCTTGATTCTGGAAATGGTGCTGGAAGAATGTGCTTCGGTTTGGTGAACTTGGTCCTTCGACGAATGAAGTTCAATCaaattatcattatattttacTCGTTTGATTATGATGTAGATGTCTACGAACTAAAAGAGGCAACAAAACCACTTTCTCAAGTTTACTTAATTACCTTCCTTATTGTTAGTGGAAATCAACtgacaaatataaataagtttgtttcgaatggtttcaATTAATACAGTGTAAATTGTCGAAAATAGCCACGGAGatctacaataaatatataatctTGAACAAACATCCTTAATCTACTTcgttaaaattgatttttaatttttctacacTACTTTATCAGCTTATCATATGAACAGAAAAGATTAATGCATCTATAAAATCTATACAAATCAGGAAAAATATTTCCAGCCTTCATTCGTCGTCGAAGGAACCAGGCAAATTACAACAaaacagaataataataatttacctGATCGATGCTACGGTGACTACGCGATTTGCTCCTCCTAGTGGTGCAGCTCTCCTCCTCACTAGTGTCGGACAAATCCCTCGTCGAGTCCAACGACAACCTCCTCCTGAGCTTCGTGCAGCAGACGCTCTGATTCTGTTCCGAGTTATTCCGATGCGTCTGGTTGTTCTGCCTCCACTGATTCTGGTTGTTCCTCTGGAGATTCCTGACATTGTTCTGTGGTGGGGGAGACGGGCTAAGGTCAACACCTCTGACACCCTCGACCCCGCCGCCGCTTCCGTCCCTCTCCTCGGAGCTGCTGCTTCCTCTCCTGCCGCTTCTTCCATGATTCGGCTCcatgtgataaacgggatttgcGAAAGCTAGTGGCGCGGCACTGAGTATATGCGCGTTCGCATTATTGCTGCTGAGGTCCACGGGGCTGGAGCTCTGACTATAAGCAGCGAAACTCTGGTAGCCTGAGGAGGCGACGTTGCTCAATTGAGAAATAGAGATCTGGGAGCCCTTCTGAGACTTGGACTCCGAGACCTCGTCGTCGGCGTACCTCAACAGGTCGGACAGCTCATCCAGGTTCCCATTGGCAGTCGTGTTATTGGTCTTACTGTTATTGTAATTGTTATTCGGTTGGTGGTTGATGGACAGTGTCAAATTGGACGTCGGGTTCACCACCACGTTGGCGTTCACCGTGGTCTTCGAGACGTTGTTGTAGTTCTGATGTTGAGTCTGGTTAGCGTTCTCTTCTTTGTTGCAGTGGTTCCTGCTAGCCGATCTAGAAACGTTGTAGTTGTTATGGTTGTAGTTGTCCTCTCTGTCGTGTATGTCCAGGTTTTGCAGTCGCGCTATGTTGTGTCTGTGGttctgctgttgttgttgcgcTACGATCGTGCAGATGTTCGGCTGGTTGTTCTGCGACGTTGTGATATTGTAGTTCGAGTCCTTCAGGTTGCTGTGGCTCTCGGATCTTGTTGGGCTGGTGGGATGGGTCTGGCAGTGATTCACGTTCGCCAAACTCGCGCTGGCGGTCAGTCTGTATCCCGCGGTGGCCCTGTTGGTCCCGATTCCTCGATGCTGTCTCACGATGGGCGTTGGAGAACGAGACACAAACGCCGGCGGCTCCAGAGGGTAGTCGTCAGTAGTGATCTGCAGCTGGAGCTTCCCGTTAGCTGGCATGTACGCATTCCGAGGAAGAGTAGCGGCTCTGGCGACGTTCGGGCTGCGAGAGCTGTTGTGGCCCAAGGTGTTCGATTGCAACACCTCGTTGCTGTCCCTGATTGTCCCATTTAGGGTACTGTGGTTACTCAACGTTGATGTCGCCGATACCGAGAGATTCGTATTGCTGTTCGCGATCGTCGGATCGTTGTAGCGGAAGATGTTATTCTGTAGGTTCGGGTACCGATGCGATGTTGGTACTGGACTTGGACCCGGTTGGTCCAAAGCTAACGAGATCCTATCCAGGATCTCCGGAAGCCTGGACGGGGGCAGTGACGTCGAGGAAGATGATATCGTGACTAAACTCTCTCGCAGTAGCGCGTGTAACAGAGACAATTGCTTGCCCAGATCTATGTAGCCGTCGAACTCTAGCGAATTGTTCGCTGGCGCGTCTTTTGGCAGCGGGCTCTGTAACAGAAAATTCGATGTATCAGTGAAAAGGTCTATTCTTTGAGATTTTATATTAAGGTATGATGATGTTTTAAGCTGGTTAGGGATGTTTTTCTAAAAAATTTTATGGTACTTTTCTATTTTGTGAAAAGATTTATGTTTGCAAACGGGGAACATACGCTGATCAATTGGAGGAAGTTCTTCATGGAGGGAGCTTCTCGCTCGAGCAGGTCATTCATAAATTCCATGAAGTTCTCTTTCCCTTGGAATCTCGTGAAATTCGCGAGTGTTTGAAGAGTCTTGGCCACGAGGGTGAGATTTCTTGCTGCCTTTTCGTTCGGATATTCTGCGAAGAAGAATAGTTTCGTTTATTTTCAACACTTCTTACTCTTCAATACACCATAAATCTTTACTTTATCTTATGTTCTATACGCGCTCTTGTTGATTAGGTATTAAAAATTTGATTGACGAGAGTCTGACTGACTAGAGTGTTACaatgaaaaatgtttcaataTGACGTTGACGTAAAAGTCTAGTGCCACTGAATGTTGATACTTTTACATTCTGTATAATCTCACAAGTTAAAACAAATTAAATAGTTCGTActagttgaaaataaatcatattGATGTTACTGATAGAAACTAGCGAAACTAAAATGAAATGACTATCAAACTAGCATGAACTAGTACGGAAGCTTTGTCACCTAAAACCAGCAAAATTTTAGACACAGTACGTGATGAAGATGCAGTCTCACCGTGCGTTATGTTGAAGAGAGACGGGCTTAGGATAGCTGGACACAGGAATCTAAGAAATATGTTCGCGGAGATTAGGTTGTCTGCGATGTCCTCGCGGCCCATGTCGGCCAAGCGTTCGCGGAATATACGGAAGCACTCGCGTAATTCGAGAGGAAAATGTGCGTGGCTAGCCAGTATCCTGCCCCAAGCCAGGTCTACTGCGTTCCGTAAAttctgttgttgtttgtgtAGAGCCGCCACCGATGCAACCTTCAGCGGGTCCACCTCGCAGTCGCCACCCTCTACTGCGCTCCTGACTACAGCACCCAAGGTCTCCTGCAGGTACCTGTCGCCCGTCAACTTCAGATAGGCCTCCATCGCCTTCGTGGCTAAGGAATTTCCTCGAAAGGTGAGCCTCTCGTCGTCTGAAATTCAATACAATTTTTAGTAACTAAACCATTCGACTGAAGGCCATTGTCATAGATCGTTTGCGCCTTTCAATACTCATTATTATACTGTGGATCTTTACGTAAACAGTTTCTAAAACAATCGTAAGAAACAGAACTTACATAATAATGTATCTTTTGTTTTCATCATTGCAATGAGTCTGTACTCTTAACTGACTGTGGATCTTTACTTTGCATAAACATTTTCTAAGACAATCGTAAGAAGCAGAAGTTACATAACaatgtttcttttcttttaatcCTTTCAATGACTTTGTATTCTTAACTTCTGCTCTATTCACAGTTTTGTTCTTTCAGGTATCACAGGAAGAATAATTAACATCAGGTATttcaaaaattcttaaaaaGAAATATGATCTGTTGAAGCTACCAAGACGCAAATTTTTCCAGGATTATAATCAACAAGTTAGCTTTCGATATATTAATCGTTTGTCCAATGTAATAATTTTCCCTCACGACTGCGTATACAATTTTTAAGTACTTTTTTCTGCGTTGTGTTTCCACAGTAATTTTCATTGAACAGACTCGTGACGCTAAAACAGCTAGCACGCGATAACCCATTTTTCTTGATAGACCCAGGTTTCCAGAGGAATAAAATTGACCCGTTTGTTCATCATGAATCATCAGCGACCATATCGAGGCAGTTTTAATGACAGTGTAACACACCTATTCTGTGTATGTCCATCATGACCAAGTCAGCAAGAAACTGTGGCGCTTTCTTTTCCCGTTGCATGACAGCCACCAACGCGGTGGCGATGTCCTCCTTCGCTTTCACGGCGATCACCGGCTCTAATTTCTCGCAGAGTGACTTGTAATCCGACTTCAAGTATTCCAGGAACTCCTGGTATACCTGCACAGGCAATATATCTACGGATTGGAAGCGGCATTTTACCCTAAGCGTCGGTGGTTCCTTTAATGGGCCCTTGTCTCCAACCACCGGATACCACTTTTCTGTTAGATAACGCGACGTCACGTTGTGCACGGGTATGCTGACGGAACCTGAGAACAATTCCAAAcatatatttgattattaattAATCATCGTGGGCCACTAGGGTCAGAAAATTTTTAAATgttattcttcagaaaattattTGCGATATTCTGTGATTTCTAGGATCGCAAGTTTCTAAGAATGCAGGCGGTGACTTTCGGTACGTGATCACGCATAATAAGAACGAGTGATGCATACTTAATCGTAGGAAAATTCAAGTTGCTTTATGTTATTGGTCATCGAAAGTAGTTCACATGACAGTAACATGAGGTTGCTAGTTGCCGCGATTGCATCTACGTGTTACTCAACAGAGAAAGTATTATATAATTCGGCCTGAACTTTGAATGATGAAATTCCAAATCGTTCTGATGCTATTTAACTGAAGAATAAAATGTCTcgcataaacattaaaaaaactATCTAAAATACCGTATGGATAAACCAAAGAGCagtgtattattataataatctacaacaggggtgtcaaactcgcggcccgagatgaacatttttgatgtcaagtatcagaacgtaaacaataatttaactttataataaaaatatttgtttctatgaacactgattttttttttgcggcccacctaaagttaagcattatttatttattattatggcccaagttagcttttgagtttgacacccctgatctaCAATATCACGACTTTTAGGTGAGCTAAAGCACTGAAAATAAACagagataaatataaaataaataactatTATCAAAACATCGTTACAGAAAATTATATAACAAATGCTCAAGACAAATGATGTCCATTATCTTTTGTCAAGTTATCGTGTAAATGAACTACAACCAttttttattgcaattatttatcGATTACGTCTATTTCCATTTGTCTCTGGTGCTCAAGGCCACATGAAGGTCGCGATTGTCATTAAATTCGTCTAGACCACGAcatgatgataataattatatgattctataaatatacttttaaatTGATAcgttaattaaatgaaattacagGTTTGTCTTTTAATTTGAAGAAACCCTTTTCTACAATGTTGATGAGAGAATTACGAAAAAACTGCCATACCGATTAGAACATTCTTGTCTCTCTTCTTCTTTCGGTCAGCTTCCCTGTATAAGTTCACTTGTATAGTATTGACAGAAGGCAAATGATGGAAGTCGAAGTGTTCGCCCCAGAAGCAGAGGTCTGCCTTCAATTTGGCGGTGGTTCGCGCGTACAGGGTGCTGTCTAGGCAGACCTCGCAAAAATATCGCTTCTTCGCCGCCACACCTTTCGCCTCGAGCAGCCATATCTGCAGAGAATTGTCCGTACGTCTTGTTTGCTCTGCGTCCGGCTGAACGGATTTCCTTAAACTGAATTCGAAACACAAATCAGGATTTTGAACCTTTCGAGTAACGTCGAAGGGAAACTACAACTAAACTCTATCTTTGTAGAAAACTATGCACCTTATCATTGTATTTCTCCTCAAATTTTGAAGCTCTTTCAATCTTCAACCATGCATTCTACTAATTATGTCCACTACCTTGGTTCATTCGTTTTTAAATTTCAAGAATTATTGGACTACAGATTTCGTGCAGGTATTGCAAAAATTGATAAGTGAAATAGAGAATAGCATTTTCAATTGAAACACTATTATCAATTGATGAGAACTATCTAAaggaaaaatacatttttatttaactcttgTATTATAGAATTGTTGCAGAACATttccattttgcataaagatccgcagtctagtaattatacTGTGTATATTTATTAGATATTTTCTTAATTCTCGCTGCATACTGCTTCACTTAAAATCCATAATTTCAGGAAACACCATAATACACCTTTTGTCTTTTAGAATTCAAACAACTGGCAAAGAAAACTGATATTAGTAGAATGGTATTCTTTTATCTAGATGGCAAGCTAGCTAACTAACTAAGTTTTAACGTTTCAGTCAAAACATTTTTTACTGAATTCTCTCAACAATTTTAACATTAGAACTATACGAAGCCATCAACGTGCCTAATATGTATTGTTTTGTAACAATGGCAaggttggatttatttaaacatcatattatttctattataatatgtataagcttgaataaagaattttatCTCAAAATTTCTCACATAAACATGTTTATAATGTcaagaattgtaaaagaaaaagtcaGTCGTTTTGACTGGTTTATAGTTCTAATATTAAATGGTTACTCTCAAGGGACTCAAacttattcaaatcaatgtatctaatccaaataaaaaataactacATTAAATGCATcataagaagaagaaaatagCAGATGAAATTGTCCAAAACTGAATTTTCTCGCAATATACTCACACGCAGTTTCACTAACCAATTTGTCAATGTGATCAATTACTGAACATTGCTTATGTTCGGTAATAttaaacaaaatattaaatattaaacaaataatattaacactaaacctaccaagcagtaatactaactggcgtgtactgcttcacaaacgtgagaagaccgaatttatttagaatttgtaaagtttttattataaaacttgctccaataatataacttattcaagcattttccacgaaagagtctcggaacttttcagaattgcaaaataagaaagcggtcactttgatcgcggtaggtttagtgttaaaataatATCAAACAAACACCGTAATAAACATACTACGTCCGGATACTTTTGAACAGTAATGTAGCCATATAATCCAGCCGCGTGAACACGGCAGTGTTAGGACCACGATCTCTGACACATCGCCTCAAAGCCAGAGCGTATCCGCACGGGACGGGAATAAAAATCTCGGCGCTTTACTCTCAAACGGAAACCGCTTCGAATTCGTCAGACCGCATGGGTTCAGGATTCTCGGTCGGCTGTGGCTTGTCGAGTAAAAAACAAGCGAAAGAAGAGACAGAGGAACGGTACCAACCTGTGTAACCACTGGTCCCGTTCGTGAGCGGTCCTGCAACTGAAATACTTGGGTCCACCGGTGCTGGGTGTGACCTGGAAGCAGTGAGGTCTGCCAAGCAGGCTCGGATGCAGCGGTGTCACGGCCGCGAGGTCCATCGAGGTCACCGCCTGTCCGCAGAGGAGGGACTCGTGTGAACGGCAACCCCGAAGTCCGGCGCCGCGTTGCTTCTGTCGCTCGAGCTTCGTCACGCTCTTCGTCCTCTTCAGCGGGTTCGAGCGGAACGACCTCTTCGAGAAGAAATTCTGCAAACGGAAAGAGAACAGCACGGTGAATGCGTGTCGCGTGGCGCGGTTAGTGGAATAGGGTTCTTCGTCATAATCATGGCTTAGGTACTAGGCTTACTAGGCTACCTTTATGTTGTGATCTGTAAGAGAATGTAGATCGACAGGTGTTTTATCTGAATCCTAATTTATCGATTCTTAtcgaaatttattattatttattgttaaacAATTTAACTACGATCTATTTCGCAGCTACGATAATTAGCACTCTTCGTCCTTGACACTATGTTCACGGAACACTAAGAGCAGCTTTGTTTGACATTGTTTCATAAAAAGAAGAAtgtatttattcagatttttagcgatttttatGATTTTATGCAGTAGTGAggataattatagactcaaagtaacgtTTATATCTCtttagtgatatttaaataaaaacttaaaaaaatatcatacttgtatatttttttattggatatgataatataaaatagaaatatacaaatattatttcctttttggttttcgtttaaatgtcagtaaaaatgtaaaagtttaagtttaagtttataattatttacagcaCTGTAGGTAGCCCCTTTTAGCTGAGTTTTCAATCTGTAtattaaaagaaaataataaaatatattaataatatacaaaaatattaataaataataatatcaataaaaatatacaaatatatttgtatatagcAATTT belongs to Megalopta genalis isolate 19385.01 chromosome 1, iyMegGena1_principal, whole genome shotgun sequence and includes:
- the LOC117218758 gene encoding uncharacterized protein LOC117218758 isoform X5, with product MLNAENLEESPKRRSTFYVSLDGEARHPSKIPKTISADPDKFASNTFPISKAVPTVILTRTLSNNESMSSAKRPEDSFPESRGKVQSLTKIFETPKSEQQPPVAGSEQRKKVERTRSFKTIERFQSRFTGRKDASRKDNRLNNTIACFEVEDEDPKRKTEEKRAGKIAESKANGAAKNASSETRSKQNGNTTFTNLLIRRTHSTKLARSTSTLVKVPGRHVSVDSPCGVATPARNENRSGSEKSKDDETPDDSVVDNDEGTESSVFEDADVDAGIHSGESERPKHKTVALRSRERLDDTSYEKACRRGSAPATPVLGARPLDVTPNRIVNFFSKRSFRSNPLKRTKSVTKLERQKQRGAGLRGCRSHESLLCGQAVTSMDLAAVTPLHPSLLGRPHCFQVTPSTGGPKYFSCRTAHERDQWLHSLRKSVQPDAEQTRRTDNSLQIWLLEAKGVAAKKRYFCEVCLDSTLYARTTAKLKADLCFWGEHFDFHHLPSVNTIQVNLYREADRKKKRDKNVLIGSVSIPVHNVTSRYLTEKWYPVVGDKGPLKEPPTLRVKCRFQSVDILPVQVYQEFLEYLKSDYKSLCEKLEPVIAVKAKEDIATALVAVMQREKKAPQFLADLVMMDIHRIDDERLTFRGNSLATKAMEAYLKLTGDRYLQETLGAVVRSAVEGGDCEVDPLKVASVAALHKQQQNLRNAVDLAWGRILASHAHFPLELRECFRIFRERLADMGREDIADNLISANIFLRFLCPAILSPSLFNITHEYPNEKAARNLTLVAKTLQTLANFTRFQGKENFMEFMNDLLEREAPSMKNFLQLISSPLPKDAPANNSLEFDGYIDLGKQLSLLHALLRESLVTISSSSTSLPPSRLPEILDRISLALDQPGPSPVPTSHRYPNLQNNIFRYNDPTIANSNTNLSVSATSTLSNHSTLNGTIRDSNEVLQSNTLGHNSSRSPNVARAATLPRNAYMPANGKLQLQITTDDYPLEPPAFVSRSPTPIVRQHRGIGTNRATAGYRLTASASLANVNHCQTHPTSPTRSESHSNLKDSNYNITTSQNNQPNICTIVAQQQQQNHRHNIARLQNLDIHDREDNYNHNNYNVSRSASRNHCNKEENANQTQHQNYNNVSKTTVNANVVVNPTSNLTLSINHQPNNNYNNSKTNNTTANGNLDELSDLLRYADDEVSESKSQKGSQISISQLSNVASSGYQSFAAYSQSSSPVDLSSNNANAHILSAAPLAFANPVYHMEPNHGRSGRRGSSSSEERDGSGGGVEGVRGVDLSPSPPPQNNVRNLQRNNQNQWRQNNQTHRNNSEQNQSVCCTKLRRRLSLDSTRDLSDTSEEESCTTRRSKSRSHRSIDQYEVEIERLQSSVDRLRARLGATEDTDIEGVAPDTKMKSIISRNGAILLATTVCHERPHRTTSNKRRLLSTVYRRSCVANNRRCRPRCRTSSA